One Neodiprion pinetum isolate iyNeoPine1 chromosome 1, iyNeoPine1.2, whole genome shotgun sequence genomic window carries:
- the LOC124219002 gene encoding ataxin-10, producing MDTNEARLESCIQTEDWETLLSILKPKFFPRAENGKLVNPLIVARISDALTNSPRNVPMRVKIMLIKCLMNSCVNGYTPKEYDAHTLTPIESEDFYAALGRNYAKVSIGDSTDEHGYPLLTHFPYNGVAKWAADCVVQHLLDVRKLSDDELELLRLCVQFLCNLCKYSPPAIHDERFKEATMMLIRHDHFPVLRAVCAFIHNVLTVCEENYYSETAKNELTILLIKPVKLGIPSATDALKYLLENPGRLQNVYDKILIEDRLYLLEFLLQELRNSELNLSQEVISFLSERFKKKSDLVLKTVNSYLDGTEPMEITILLDILGVVTSRTSSSNYSNNLQEDKSLLINCIFLLKSLHMVGRESDNFFTPVQKLSELAPSGENSSGHKTNDIQSHPAFGFKAGLIRVIGNMVHKHKANQKLLRETDGIPLLLDCCNMDARNPLIMQWTILAMRNVCENNQSNQDVVRGLNKIGVADSAVLHEMGLILHDEGKPGKAVGIVPLKRN from the exons ATGGATACGAATGAAGCGAGGTTAGAATCGTGTATCCAAACAGAGGATTGGGAAACGTTATTGAGCATTCTGAAGCCCAAGTTTTTTCCGAGGGCTGAAAATGG AAAATTGGTGAATCCACTCATTGTCGCCAGGATATCTGACGCCCTGACAAACTCTCCCAGGAATGTGCCTATGAGGGTAAAGATAATGCTGATAAAATGCTTGATGAATTCATGTGTGAACGGCTATACTCCCAAAGAATATGATGCGCACACATTAACACCTATAGAAAGTGAGGATTTTTATGCAGCTCTTGGGAGAAATTACGCTAAGGTTTCCATTGGCGACTCAACAGACGAACATGGTTATCCTTTGCTTACTCATTTTCCTTACAACGGTGTGGCCAAGTGGGCTGCCGACTGCGTTGTGCAACATTTATTAGATGTGAGAAAATTATCTGATGACGAACTCGAACTTCTCAGACTATGTGTACAGTTTCTATGTAATCTTTGTAAATATTCACCACCTGCCATTCACGACGAACGCTTTAAGGAAGCAACGAT GATGCTCATTCGGCACGATCATTTTCCAGTCTTGAGGGCAGTCTGCGCTTTCATTCATAACGTTCTCACTGTTTGTGAGGAAAACTATTACTCTGAAACAGCAAAGAACGAGTTGACGATATTGTTAATCAAGCCAGTCAAATTGGGAATTCCATCAGCAACCGATGCTCTAAAGTACTTATTGGAAAATCCTGGGAGGCTTCAAAACGTTTACGACAAAATATTGATCGAAGACAGACTTTATTTGCTGGAATTTCTCCTGCAGGAGTTGCGTAACTCTGAGCTTAATCTTTCCCAAGAGGTTATATCTTTTTTATCAGAACGCTTCAAGAAAAAGAGTGATTTGGTACTGAAAACGGTGAACTCGTATTTGGACGGCACTGAGCCGATGGAGATCACAATACTTTTGGATATACTTGGAGTTGTTACGTCGAGAACATCGTCCAGTAACTATTCTAATAATCTTCAAGAAGACAAAAGCCTGCTAATCAACTGTATAT TCTTATTGAAGTCGTTGCACATGGTTGGCAGGGAATCTGACAATTTCTTCACACCTGTGCAAAAACTCAGCGAGCTCGCGCCGAGTGGAGAAAATTCTTCCGGCCACAAAACCAACGATATCCAGTCTCATCCCGCTTTCGGATTTAAAGCTGGACTGATTCGAGTTATTGGAAACATGGTACACAAACATAAGGCTAATCAGAAGTTG CTTCGAGAAACTGACGGAATTCCGTTGCTCTTAGATTGTTGTAACATGGACGCAAGAAATCCAC taatcATGCAGTGGACGATTCTTGCCATGAGAAATGTCTGCGAGAATAATCAATCTAATCAAGACGTCGTTCGAGGTTTGAACAAAATCGGTGTGGCTGACAGCGCTGTACTTCATGAAATGGGATTAATTTTACACGACGAAGGAAAACCTGGCAAAGCTGTTGGAATTGTTCCTTTAAAACGAAATTAA